From Alcaligenes faecalis, the proteins below share one genomic window:
- a CDS encoding TonB-dependent receptor domain-containing protein, whose translation MSATLSPYTKKHALKPLVYALILASWAAQTQAQSVGSSPPSSRQDESQKDTDRATRLDTITVVRETRDEAGKTDVFEKDVSNVYAGKEEIELYKGSSVGDLFKGLNGVYAGDSRNSGALDPNIRGIQGEGRIPLTIDGTEQATSVWLGPAGVANRNYVDPNMISSILVEKGVSATSGASGIGGSVQIRTLQVEDIVKPGETFGIELKAETATNSTKPNERSFGVFGKDYRDIPGAVFDKGGTNGVILPGSVSPERMPKEGNGGKNFNFEDHSYRLAIATKQENFDLLAAYSYRSRGNYYSGKKGSEKYEYDSWQEDAKNDKRPGFSSPSISYIAKYFRPGEEVLNTSSELETTLLKGTLRLPHDQAIDMSYMRSNHTFGESVPWNVVWAVHALDGQGEKKILQNENPYSKVKQDTWNLNYSWNPEGNRFINLKAGAWITQSDSARHQNGDVIYGTQGDGWNGRDHAWDDYTDCHVLGRDLPMCANVPTTPPDKESNADGRFNIVPRALQITDHRRTGLNLSNEMTLHSTLDLSLQADFTREKLKQHDASENLTHLTELNWGVNHMGPRSGTRQQWNFGFNFDWRPIDWLQVNAGARYSDYWSYDDKLAEMRSQQHKDWAIRPALTGYNYQVQRLMTDQEANAYENKIIQSLTPAYEKYKEDWQTWYDFDPSFVDGPLLTPEEFMGDQLQRGKVNGYRYTDESVFVPSGQSHAGFTANNPFTNGEIDTSEKVTDAQGQKGTVDKYIASNANRKPVYQDESEIPNKWEEPKKQKDHAWVPHIGLTAFVTDDIRIYARYNEFVRFPSLFESSMAMAGSSKSSTGVAVSPEHAYNWEIGYAHNLSGYFPSLDYADIRINYFNNRIKDYIDRDWDFNVVQFAEKKMSGIELQARVDSGKYFANFGGTYRLKQQLCDHDYAQTFNPIPGASGGRNVPGCVDGGFPRTFARTSLQPQYSLNLDVGARLLEKKLLLGARAVYHSAAKNKDEGAFGAMGWAYNRANYWNPILVFDAYASYQVQKNLNVDVAISNLTNQYYLDPMARTSIPAPGRTVRVGMTARF comes from the coding sequence ATGTCCGCTACCCTTTCACCCTACACAAAAAAACACGCGCTCAAGCCGCTGGTGTATGCCTTGATTCTGGCCTCCTGGGCCGCGCAGACACAGGCCCAAAGCGTGGGCAGCTCCCCCCCCTCCTCCCGTCAGGACGAGAGCCAGAAAGACACGGACAGAGCCACTCGTCTGGACACCATTACCGTCGTGCGTGAAACCCGCGATGAGGCCGGCAAAACCGATGTATTCGAGAAAGACGTCTCCAATGTGTACGCCGGCAAGGAAGAGATCGAGCTGTACAAGGGCAGCTCCGTGGGGGATTTGTTCAAGGGCCTGAACGGTGTGTATGCGGGGGACTCTCGCAATAGCGGTGCGCTGGACCCGAACATTCGCGGTATCCAGGGTGAAGGCCGAATTCCACTGACGATTGACGGCACGGAACAGGCAACATCAGTCTGGCTGGGACCGGCCGGGGTCGCCAACCGCAACTATGTTGATCCCAATATGATCAGCAGCATTCTGGTGGAAAAAGGCGTGTCGGCAACGTCGGGAGCCAGCGGGATTGGCGGATCGGTGCAGATCCGCACGCTGCAGGTGGAGGATATTGTCAAACCGGGCGAGACCTTCGGGATTGAGCTGAAGGCGGAAACGGCGACGAATTCGACCAAGCCGAATGAGCGTTCGTTCGGAGTGTTCGGTAAAGACTATAGAGACATCCCTGGCGCAGTATTTGATAAAGGTGGTACTAACGGCGTCATTCTGCCGGGATCCGTTTCGCCAGAGCGTATGCCTAAAGAAGGCAATGGCGGCAAGAACTTCAACTTCGAAGACCACTCCTATCGCCTGGCAATCGCAACCAAACAAGAGAACTTTGACCTGCTGGCCGCATACAGCTACCGCAGTCGCGGCAACTATTACAGCGGTAAAAAGGGTAGCGAGAAATACGAGTACGACTCGTGGCAGGAAGATGCCAAGAACGATAAAAGGCCGGGCTTCTCATCCCCAAGCATCAGCTACATCGCCAAATATTTCCGCCCCGGTGAAGAGGTCCTGAACACATCCAGCGAACTGGAAACCACCCTGCTCAAGGGAACGCTGCGCTTACCTCACGATCAAGCCATTGATATGAGCTACATGCGCAGCAACCATACCTTTGGCGAGAGTGTGCCTTGGAACGTGGTCTGGGCCGTGCATGCGCTGGATGGTCAGGGCGAGAAAAAGATTCTGCAAAACGAGAACCCCTATAGCAAGGTCAAACAAGACACCTGGAATCTGAACTACTCCTGGAACCCCGAAGGTAACCGTTTCATCAACTTGAAAGCCGGCGCCTGGATTACCCAAAGCGACAGTGCTCGCCATCAGAACGGTGACGTTATCTATGGCACTCAAGGCGACGGGTGGAATGGTCGGGATCACGCGTGGGATGACTATACGGATTGCCACGTCCTTGGCAGAGATCTACCCATGTGTGCCAACGTCCCTACGACTCCACCCGATAAAGAATCCAATGCGGATGGTCGTTTCAACATTGTGCCTCGCGCCTTGCAAATTACCGATCACCGTCGCACAGGTTTGAACCTGAGCAATGAAATGACTTTGCACTCCACCCTGGACTTGAGCTTGCAAGCGGACTTTACGCGCGAAAAACTCAAACAGCATGACGCTTCGGAAAACCTCACGCACCTGACTGAACTGAACTGGGGCGTAAACCATATGGGGCCGCGTTCGGGCACCCGCCAACAATGGAACTTTGGTTTTAATTTTGATTGGCGCCCGATCGACTGGTTGCAGGTGAATGCTGGCGCTCGTTACAGCGACTATTGGTCGTATGACGACAAGCTGGCCGAGATGCGTAGCCAGCAACATAAGGATTGGGCTATTAGGCCCGCTCTGACGGGCTACAACTATCAAGTACAGCGTTTGATGACGGATCAAGAGGCAAACGCGTATGAGAACAAGATTATTCAAAGCTTGACGCCAGCCTATGAAAAATACAAAGAAGACTGGCAAACCTGGTATGACTTTGACCCCAGTTTTGTTGATGGCCCCCTCTTAACCCCTGAGGAGTTTATGGGTGACCAACTGCAACGAGGGAAGGTCAACGGGTATCGCTACACAGACGAATCAGTTTTTGTGCCATCTGGCCAATCACATGCCGGCTTTACTGCAAACAACCCCTTCACGAATGGCGAAATCGATACAAGTGAGAAGGTCACCGATGCCCAGGGCCAAAAAGGCACAGTGGATAAATATATTGCATCGAATGCCAACCGAAAGCCAGTTTATCAAGATGAGTCTGAAATACCGAATAAATGGGAAGAGCCCAAAAAGCAAAAAGATCACGCTTGGGTTCCCCATATTGGGCTGACTGCTTTCGTCACAGACGATATCCGTATCTATGCGCGGTACAACGAGTTTGTCCGCTTCCCTAGCCTGTTTGAGTCCTCCATGGCAATGGCTGGCAGCAGCAAAAGCTCCACAGGTGTCGCAGTTAGCCCGGAGCATGCCTACAACTGGGAAATTGGTTATGCCCACAACCTGAGCGGCTACTTTCCCAGCCTGGACTACGCAGACATCAGGATCAACTACTTCAATAACCGCATCAAAGACTATATAGACCGGGATTGGGACTTCAATGTCGTGCAATTTGCCGAGAAAAAAATGTCCGGCATTGAACTGCAAGCTCGGGTGGATAGTGGCAAATACTTTGCCAACTTTGGTGGCACGTACCGCCTGAAACAACAACTGTGCGACCACGACTACGCACAAACTTTTAATCCCATTCCTGGAGCGTCAGGTGGTCGCAACGTCCCTGGCTGCGTAGATGGTGGCTTCCCTCGCACCTTTGCCAGAACCAGTCTGCAACCCCAGTACTCACTGAATCTGGATGTAGGTGCTCGTCTCCTGGAAAAGAAGCTATTGCTGGGTGCACGCGCCGTTTATCACAGTGCCGCCAAGAACAAAGACGAGGGTGCCTTTGGAGCTATGGGCTGGGCCTATAACCGAGCCAACTACTGGAACCCGATCCTGGTCTTTGATGCCTACGCCAGCTATCAGGTGCAGAAGAACCTGAATGTAGACGTGGCGATCAGCAATCTCACCAATCAGTACTACCTGGATCCCATGGCCCGCACCTCTATTCCGGCCCCTGGGCGAACAGTGCGCGTCGGTATGACAGCACGTTTTTAA
- a CDS encoding MFS transporter codes for MKTWKAWGAQLLFGWMNLVLAVPSIYLMLGMPLVMRQHGWSGTEIGLFQLAALPAIFKLVLAMPVQRVRLGGGHFVHWLWLMAVLLLALYVGIGRENLIDQRTLLFALTFAISIVATWMDIPLNALAVQYLPREEQLRAGSIRSAALFLGAIVGAGVMVLVQARWGWQAPFALMGLGLVIGCLPFAFLRSKAGLQAAETEQAPPGFVADWVSFFGQEGAKQWTSLLLTSFPFIGAVWFYLKPLMLDQGMPLEEVAWTVGIAGGITGAVFSLIGGRLASLLGAARAIPIYLLAALLSLILLMVSVWAKLGPVWLISSAMLIAASMGAVSALLFGLTMFFTRRQRNASDYGLQSTIFTLARMAVPIAAGILLDRFGQVVMLGVLTLGVLFAFVLAWRVRHSVGASTEVLLRSQ; via the coding sequence ATGAAGACGTGGAAAGCGTGGGGGGCGCAGCTGCTGTTTGGCTGGATGAATCTGGTGCTGGCCGTCCCCAGTATTTACCTGATGCTGGGTATGCCCCTGGTGATGCGCCAGCATGGCTGGTCCGGCACCGAGATAGGCTTGTTCCAGCTGGCGGCCTTGCCCGCCATTTTCAAGCTGGTGCTGGCCATGCCGGTGCAGCGTGTCCGCCTGGGTGGCGGACATTTTGTGCACTGGCTGTGGTTGATGGCGGTCTTGTTGCTGGCTTTGTATGTGGGCATAGGCCGCGAGAATCTGATTGATCAGCGGACCCTGCTGTTTGCCCTGACGTTTGCCATCAGCATTGTGGCGACCTGGATGGACATTCCCTTGAATGCCTTGGCCGTGCAATACCTGCCGCGCGAGGAACAGTTGCGTGCGGGCAGTATTCGTTCTGCTGCCTTGTTTCTGGGCGCGATTGTCGGGGCGGGAGTGATGGTGCTGGTGCAGGCCCGCTGGGGTTGGCAGGCACCGTTTGCCTTGATGGGCCTGGGGCTGGTGATTGGTTGTTTGCCATTTGCCTTTTTGCGTTCCAAAGCCGGTTTGCAAGCGGCTGAAACCGAGCAGGCACCGCCCGGTTTTGTTGCCGATTGGGTCAGCTTCTTCGGGCAGGAAGGGGCCAAGCAGTGGACCAGTCTGCTGCTGACCAGTTTCCCCTTTATTGGCGCTGTCTGGTTTTACCTGAAGCCTTTGATGCTGGACCAGGGCATGCCTTTGGAAGAGGTGGCCTGGACGGTAGGGATTGCCGGTGGCATTACCGGTGCTGTATTTAGCCTGATTGGTGGTCGCTTGGCCTCCTTGCTGGGTGCCGCACGTGCCATTCCTATTTATCTGCTGGCGGCCTTGCTGTCCCTGATTCTGCTGATGGTCTCGGTCTGGGCCAAGCTGGGCCCGGTGTGGCTGATCAGCAGTGCCATGTTGATTGCAGCCAGCATGGGGGCGGTGTCGGCCTTGCTCTTTGGGCTGACCATGTTCTTTACCCGCAGACAGCGCAATGCCTCGGACTACGGTTTGCAATCGACCATCTTCACCCTGGCCCGTATGGCCGTCCCCATTGCCGCTGGCATCTTGCTGGACCGTTTCGGTCAGGTTGTCATGCTGGGCGTGCTCACCCTGGGCGTTCTGTTCGCCTTTGTACTGGCCTGGCGCGTGCGCCACAGCGTTGGTGCCAGCACCGAAGTTTTGCTGCGTAGTCAGTAA
- a CDS encoding Mov34/MPN/PAD-1 family protein — translation MALQIRRSALEQVLNHAKQDHPIEACGLIAAQEGSLVAERVLPMQNRAASEVFYQFDSREQFQVDRRLDEDGQECCVIYHSHTASQAFPSKDDIDFAGHPELHYLIVSTWDQATVPVRSFRIIDGGVTEETIVIV, via the coding sequence ATGGCCTTGCAGATTCGTCGTTCTGCTCTGGAGCAAGTTCTGAATCATGCCAAGCAGGATCATCCCATCGAGGCATGCGGACTGATTGCCGCCCAGGAGGGCTCGCTGGTGGCCGAACGCGTGCTGCCCATGCAAAACCGGGCGGCCTCGGAGGTGTTTTATCAGTTCGATTCGCGCGAGCAATTTCAGGTCGACCGCCGTCTGGATGAGGACGGTCAGGAGTGCTGCGTGATCTACCACTCCCATACCGCCAGCCAGGCTTTTCCCAGCAAGGACGACATTGATTTTGCGGGCCATCCCGAACTGCATTACCTGATCGTGTCCACTTGGGACCAAGCCACCGTGCCGGTTCGATCCTTCCGGATTATCGACGGCGGTGTGACCGAAGAAACCATTGTGATTGTCTAG
- a CDS encoding Slam-dependent surface lipoprotein, translating to MKASLNVQKLAIVSAFLLASASSFAAPVAGGASKGFVVADKPSTMMAIGEAGISMPGTGPYTANPADQSGVVSFKSGPIWQTNQVLSNADGHGYIEMPAGTKISETWRHTISSGTGAGTQIYAYRQMNDPLTGYPHFGGEVVAKVSGQEVYFGEWAPRVANPSQGSSTNLNMNSADRTVFYTGENPTTAMPALVNAEYNVVAVRKYNPGTQGGVFSGVLTANYGGGSGTLAGSVGGVNFNGTSIASNGQFAQDFSDSSKIRGQFYGSQAEALAGIYYNPANGAKDMAFGGAR from the coding sequence ATGAAAGCAAGTCTGAATGTACAAAAACTGGCTATTGTTTCGGCTTTCCTGCTGGCCTCCGCCAGCAGCTTCGCCGCCCCCGTTGCAGGTGGCGCTTCCAAAGGTTTTGTCGTTGCTGACAAACCCTCCACGATGATGGCTATCGGCGAAGCAGGCATCTCCATGCCCGGCACCGGTCCTTACACTGCGAACCCAGCCGATCAGTCGGGTGTGGTCAGCTTCAAGAGCGGTCCCATTTGGCAAACAAACCAGGTGTTAAGCAATGCAGACGGCCATGGTTACATTGAAATGCCTGCTGGCACGAAAATCTCTGAAACTTGGCGTCACACGATTAGCAGCGGTACTGGTGCCGGCACTCAAATCTACGCTTATCGTCAAATGAACGACCCCCTGACTGGCTACCCACACTTCGGCGGTGAGGTCGTGGCAAAAGTTTCTGGTCAAGAAGTGTATTTTGGTGAATGGGCTCCGCGCGTCGCCAACCCTAGCCAAGGCAGCAGCACCAACTTGAACATGAACAGCGCAGACCGCACAGTGTTCTACACAGGCGAAAACCCAACCACTGCCATGCCTGCTCTGGTCAATGCTGAATACAACGTTGTAGCTGTACGTAAATACAATCCAGGCACTCAAGGTGGTGTATTTAGCGGCGTTTTGACAGCTAACTACGGCGGCGGTAGCGGTACATTGGCTGGCTCTGTCGGTGGTGTGAACTTCAACGGCACCTCCATTGCTTCCAATGGCCAATTTGCACAAGACTTTAGTGACTCCTCGAAAATTCGAGGCCAATTCTACGGTTCCCAAGCAGAAGCCTTGGCAGGTATTTACTACAACCCAGCCAACGGTGCCAAAGACATGGCCTTCGGCGGTGCCCGCTAA
- a CDS encoding helix-turn-helix domain-containing protein: MSTRKFGYRLTTDEPRSCRALSDGRVRLQLPEELGHCYSECVELEQGFLLGRLHYHPSRSLVEESNGPHAGRVIVVTVGLQGQSAYQGRESSDLLFKAGHTTVTAFRSLRGERHYQEDQSVSQLRLVISEAALNKYVGPERATQLMDCVGLHRLSFHASSQATMAHAAALARYMQPCTPEQPIHNHRLNLQIHALSLLAEQFNRLAPPDAPNSAPLSVDDIQRVERARDLLSSQLDQQITVEYLATTVGINEHKLKEGFRYLYDNTPIGLLLELRMRKAYTLLESGQQVAQAAWQVGYKYPNNFSVAFTRYFGRSPKSIFGNKRA, encoded by the coding sequence ATGAGCACGCGCAAATTTGGCTATCGCTTAACCACGGATGAACCCAGGTCATGCCGCGCTCTGAGCGATGGCCGAGTCCGGCTGCAACTACCCGAAGAACTGGGCCACTGCTATTCCGAATGCGTGGAACTGGAACAAGGGTTTTTGTTGGGCCGTTTGCACTATCACCCCAGCCGATCGCTGGTTGAAGAAAGCAACGGCCCCCATGCGGGCCGTGTCATTGTGGTGACCGTGGGTCTGCAAGGACAATCGGCCTATCAGGGTCGGGAGAGTTCAGATCTGCTGTTCAAGGCAGGCCATACCACGGTGACGGCTTTCCGATCCCTGCGGGGGGAACGTCACTATCAAGAGGACCAATCCGTATCGCAATTACGGCTGGTCATCAGCGAGGCGGCCTTGAACAAATACGTGGGCCCGGAACGCGCCACCCAGTTGATGGATTGTGTGGGACTGCATCGCCTGTCCTTTCATGCCAGCAGCCAGGCCACCATGGCCCATGCGGCGGCACTGGCACGCTATATGCAGCCGTGCACCCCGGAGCAGCCCATCCATAACCACAGGCTGAACCTGCAAATCCATGCGCTAAGCTTGCTGGCCGAACAGTTCAACCGCCTGGCTCCGCCCGACGCCCCCAACAGCGCCCCGCTGTCGGTGGATGATATTCAGCGGGTTGAGCGAGCACGCGATTTGCTCAGCTCGCAACTGGACCAGCAAATCACGGTAGAGTATCTGGCGACGACGGTGGGCATTAACGAGCACAAACTTAAAGAAGGTTTTCGCTATCTGTACGACAACACGCCTATCGGCCTGCTGCTGGAACTGCGTATGCGCAAAGCCTATACCTTGCTGGAGTCCGGCCAACAAGTAGCCCAGGCCGCCTGGCAAGTCGGCTACAAATACCCCAACAATTTTTCCGTCGCCTTTACGCGCTACTTTGGCCGCTCGCCCAAATCCATTTTTGGCAACAAGCGCGCCTAA
- the moeB gene encoding molybdopterin-synthase adenylyltransferase MoeB: MTLPPLVEPGEPLSREEVNRYSRHLLIPNVGMEGQRRIKNAKVLVIGAGGLGSPTLLYLAAAGVGTLGIIDFDRVDESNLQRQIIHTVDSIEELKVESAKRAIHKLNPHIKVETYTDRLEPDMAVELFSRYDLILDGTDNFATRYLVNDACMLADKPYVWGSIFRFEGQVSVFWENAPGGIGLNYRDLYPEPPPPELAPSCAQGGVFGVLCASIASIMSTEAIKLITGIGDPLIGRLIAYDALDMCYRELPIRRLPNRKPVTELGDYQTFCGLNPPADAMAIPVPVMTVLELKERLDQEQAPVLVDVRDPNEWEIVNIPGAILMPKSPTVAAEILAAFGPNADLVISCRSGARSRTVCEELIKLNASNVRNLEGGVLAWVEQVAPELASY; the protein is encoded by the coding sequence ATGACCTTGCCCCCCTTAGTTGAGCCCGGTGAGCCTTTAAGCCGCGAAGAGGTTAACCGTTATAGCCGTCACCTCTTGATTCCCAATGTGGGCATGGAAGGCCAGCGCCGCATCAAAAATGCCAAAGTGCTGGTCATCGGGGCAGGCGGCCTGGGTTCGCCCACCTTGCTGTATTTGGCCGCAGCCGGGGTGGGCACACTGGGCATCATCGACTTCGACCGGGTGGATGAATCCAATTTGCAGCGCCAGATCATTCACACCGTAGACAGCATTGAGGAGCTGAAAGTGGAAAGTGCCAAGCGTGCGATTCACAAGCTCAACCCCCACATCAAGGTAGAAACGTATACCGACAGGTTGGAACCGGACATGGCGGTCGAGCTGTTTTCGCGCTACGACCTGATTCTGGACGGCACCGACAACTTTGCGACCCGCTATCTGGTCAATGACGCGTGCATGCTGGCCGATAAACCCTATGTCTGGGGTTCGATCTTCCGCTTTGAAGGCCAGGTCTCGGTGTTCTGGGAAAACGCACCCGGTGGCATAGGCTTGAACTACCGCGACCTGTACCCCGAACCCCCACCACCCGAGCTGGCTCCTTCTTGCGCGCAGGGCGGTGTGTTTGGTGTCTTGTGCGCTTCGATTGCCTCCATCATGTCCACCGAAGCCATCAAGCTGATTACCGGCATTGGCGATCCTTTGATCGGCCGTCTGATCGCTTACGACGCACTGGATATGTGCTACCGCGAACTGCCCATCCGTCGCTTGCCTAATCGCAAGCCCGTGACCGAGCTGGGCGATTACCAAACCTTCTGCGGCCTGAATCCACCGGCTGATGCCATGGCCATCCCCGTGCCTGTCATGACTGTGCTGGAGCTGAAGGAGCGGCTGGACCAAGAACAGGCCCCCGTCCTGGTGGACGTGCGCGATCCCAATGAATGGGAAATCGTGAACATTCCTGGCGCGATTCTGATGCCCAAATCTCCCACCGTCGCTGCCGAGATTCTGGCTGCCTTTGGTCCGAATGCGGATCTGGTGATCTCGTGCCGCTCCGGTGCGCGTTCCAGGACCGTGTGCGAAGAGCTGATCAAGTTGAATGCCTCCAATGTGCGCAATCTGGAAGGCGGTGTACTGGCTTGGGTGGAGCAGGTCGCTCCCGAATTGGCGTCTTACTAA
- a CDS encoding surface lipoprotein assembly modifier has protein sequence MHGRALPLLCLLLAMASSAVQANDDDTRRLLNQIDRNLNERERSHLVEETPPDVDPSALITINGTTYSVDATLTDLEPAIYVAINLQQWAKVDQFVEKYQELPGHNPALVLMAQGMVARSKDNHSLAISKLRQAQESDPNMMRAKLELARLLFEDYQSSEAKELFSQISSAGIPEEVRPVIEGFQGALQDRNAWHGSASIGLGYNSNINKENGQEDTFFTCYFFGCFPSVRKMPDPVKSTAMVYDLTLNRRFQLSGNHNLLLRGLSYGNLYDKHKEAEPKDIYYSDNTSIIYAGYNYQDAKNDLSITPLFENNYTNRRTSYQSWGGRVDWKHNLSDRLQVGVNAQHKSLSYKGDLRQYFEGVKENQIGLYGSYLIDAKTVVYGGLNYTRNLQSQQTAQSRSYMANLGIYRAFDAGFNINATALYRQTRHDAEDLFLGGLRKDRQQIYILNVGMPRFAFQGITPNLYVKHTFNNSNIDWAFKYKQTEVALKLEKRF, from the coding sequence ATGCATGGGCGAGCCCTTCCCCTTTTGTGCCTGCTGCTGGCCATGGCATCCAGCGCGGTGCAAGCCAACGACGACGATACGCGCCGACTTCTGAATCAAATCGACCGCAATCTGAACGAACGCGAACGCTCCCATTTAGTGGAAGAAACCCCGCCTGATGTGGACCCATCAGCCCTGATCACCATCAACGGCACAACCTATAGCGTCGATGCCACGCTGACCGATCTGGAACCGGCCATTTATGTCGCCATCAATCTGCAACAGTGGGCCAAGGTGGATCAGTTTGTAGAAAAGTATCAGGAGCTGCCCGGCCACAACCCTGCCCTGGTGTTGATGGCTCAAGGGATGGTGGCCCGTAGCAAGGACAATCACAGCTTGGCTATCAGCAAGCTGCGCCAGGCTCAGGAAAGCGATCCCAATATGATGCGCGCCAAGCTGGAACTGGCCCGCCTGCTGTTCGAGGACTATCAATCCAGCGAAGCCAAGGAGCTGTTCAGCCAGATTTCCTCTGCCGGTATTCCAGAAGAAGTACGGCCCGTGATCGAAGGCTTCCAGGGTGCTTTGCAGGACCGCAATGCCTGGCATGGTTCAGCCTCGATTGGCCTGGGCTACAACAGCAATATCAACAAGGAAAACGGCCAGGAAGACACCTTCTTTACCTGCTATTTCTTTGGGTGCTTTCCGTCAGTGCGCAAGATGCCAGACCCGGTCAAATCCACGGCCATGGTCTACGACCTGACCTTGAACCGGCGCTTCCAGCTAAGCGGCAACCACAATCTGCTTCTGCGCGGTCTGAGCTACGGCAATCTGTACGACAAGCATAAGGAAGCCGAGCCCAAGGACATTTATTACAGCGACAACACCAGCATTATTTACGCGGGCTACAACTACCAGGATGCTAAAAACGATCTGTCGATTACGCCCTTGTTCGAGAACAATTACACCAACCGTCGCACCAGCTATCAGTCCTGGGGCGGGCGCGTGGACTGGAAGCATAATCTTAGCGACAGGCTGCAAGTAGGCGTGAATGCTCAGCACAAGAGTCTGTCCTACAAAGGCGATTTACGGCAGTACTTTGAAGGCGTCAAAGAGAACCAGATAGGCTTGTACGGCTCGTATCTGATTGATGCCAAAACCGTGGTCTACGGGGGCCTGAATTACACCCGTAATCTGCAGTCTCAACAAACCGCGCAAAGCCGCAGCTATATGGCAAACCTGGGAATTTACAGGGCCTTTGATGCGGGTTTCAACATCAACGCCACGGCACTGTACCGGCAGACTCGACACGATGCCGAGGACTTGTTTTTGGGTGGACTGCGCAAGGACCGGCAACAGATTTATATCCTGAACGTGGGCATGCCACGCTTTGCGTTCCAAGGCATTACACCCAATCTGTATGTGAAGCACACCTTCAACAACAGCAATATCGACTGGGCTTTCAAATACAAGCAAACCGAAGTCGCGCTGAAGCTGGAAAAGCGTTTTTAA
- a CDS encoding methyltransferase domain-containing protein yields the protein MSEQLLESHALQACWDAQLAGLSADALNLALGYGVFAHLDKFIAAEELALVLKWDADNTAYLLELLWSLELLECQWTCPRRYRSLPQTARYLNPGSAQYCGDALLFRHGVLRQVGNQLDELLRNGKSPPADPALIQQGWAAAARSQIAQEQTTVTAEVACEIFGAVPEFWQAQRLLDLGGGPGLVAIALAQQQQDLNAVVFEYEAAAAVAQQKILDAGLEARVSTLAGDLLVDDFGSDYDLIWCSSVLHFVPDIPALLARLYRALRPGGVLVCCHAEVHTEVSKARRILHYYLHMRMQGRHVLPEGQLAQLLEQAGFDDVQQFDEVRFPVAPVTALIARKTCKG from the coding sequence TTGTCGGAGCAATTGCTGGAGTCGCATGCTCTGCAAGCCTGTTGGGACGCGCAATTGGCGGGTTTAAGTGCAGATGCCTTGAACCTGGCTTTGGGGTATGGCGTATTTGCGCATCTGGATAAGTTTATCGCTGCGGAGGAACTTGCGCTTGTGCTCAAGTGGGACGCCGACAACACCGCCTACCTGCTGGAGTTGCTGTGGAGTCTGGAGCTGCTGGAGTGTCAGTGGACCTGTCCGCGACGTTATCGCAGCCTGCCGCAAACGGCGCGTTATCTGAATCCGGGTTCGGCGCAATATTGTGGCGATGCCTTGCTGTTTCGGCATGGCGTCTTGCGCCAGGTGGGCAATCAGCTTGACGAACTGCTGCGTAATGGCAAATCGCCTCCAGCGGATCCGGCATTGATTCAGCAAGGCTGGGCAGCGGCGGCACGTTCGCAAATTGCCCAGGAACAAACGACGGTCACGGCCGAGGTGGCCTGTGAGATTTTTGGGGCAGTGCCGGAGTTCTGGCAGGCGCAACGTCTGCTGGATTTGGGCGGTGGGCCAGGACTGGTAGCCATCGCCTTGGCGCAACAGCAGCAGGACTTGAATGCCGTGGTGTTCGAGTATGAAGCGGCGGCTGCCGTCGCCCAACAAAAAATTCTTGATGCCGGTCTGGAAGCGCGTGTCAGCACCTTGGCTGGTGATCTGCTGGTGGACGATTTCGGGTCGGATTACGACCTGATCTGGTGCTCCTCCGTGCTGCATTTTGTGCCGGACATCCCCGCTTTGCTGGCCCGTCTGTATCGTGCGCTGCGTCCCGGTGGGGTGCTGGTGTGCTGTCACGCCGAAGTGCATACCGAGGTCAGCAAGGCCAGACGGATTTTGCATTACTACCTGCATATGCGTATGCAAGGCCGCCATGTGTTGCCGGAAGGGCAGTTGGCCCAGTTGCTGGAACAAGCCGGATTTGATGATGTTCAGCAGTTTGATGAGGTGCGCTTTCCGGTTGCGCCCGTCACTGCATTGATTGCGCGCAAGACGTGCAAAGGGTGA
- a CDS encoding MoaD/ThiS family protein, translated as MSISVSIPTLLRPLTNGEKKVQAQGASVGEVIEHLEGQFPGIKARLMSGEDLHRFVNIYVNEEDIRFSDGLKTATRAGDSLTVLPAVAGG; from the coding sequence ATGTCCATTTCAGTCTCTATCCCGACCTTGCTGCGTCCACTGACGAACGGTGAGAAGAAAGTCCAGGCCCAGGGCGCTTCGGTAGGCGAAGTGATCGAGCATCTTGAAGGTCAGTTTCCCGGCATCAAGGCACGTTTGATGAGCGGCGAAGACCTGCATCGCTTCGTGAACATTTACGTGAACGAAGAGGACATCCGTTTCAGCGATGGCCTGAAAACCGCCACCCGCGCTGGCGACAGCCTGACCGTACTGCCTGCCGTAGCAGGGGGCTAA